Proteins co-encoded in one Chloroflexi bacterium ADurb.Bin180 genomic window:
- a CDS encoding Uroporphyrinogen decarboxylase (URO-D) gives MCLMGDVPATLLKLGTRQQVTDYCKKLIDYVGGDGGFILSTGCDAPHDAKWENMKALVDTGKTYELSR, from the coding sequence ATGTGCTTGATGGGCGACGTGCCGGCGACGCTGCTCAAGCTGGGCACCCGGCAGCAGGTGACCGACTATTGCAAGAAGCTCATCGACTATGTCGGCGGAGACGGCGGGTTCATCCTGTCGACCGGCTGCGATGCTCCGCACGATGCCAAGTGGGAGAACATGAAGGCCCTGGTGGACACGGGCAAGACGTACGAACTGTCCCGGTAG
- the acsE_2 gene encoding 5-methyltetrahydrofolate:corrinoid/iron-sulfur protein co-methyltransferase, producing the protein MKTIVSSATKQVTIGDQRPTVLIGERINPTGKAKLSAALAAGDLGLVAELARAQVAAGADILDVNVGAPGVDEVTLLPLAVQRVMETVDVPLCIDSDDPQALRAALSVYRGKAIVNSVNGQEERLATVLPLVKEYGAAVIGLVMDDRGIPPEAEQRVAIAGRILERAQQVGIAAEDVIFDPLALTVGTDVRTGLVTLETARRIRDEFGVNQTLGASNISFGLPERDVINWAFLTMVIQAGVTCPVVNVEKVRAAILATDLLLGRDEYAMRYIRAYRQRQAAAKAEGKTGA; encoded by the coding sequence ATGAAAACCATCGTATCCAGCGCAACGAAGCAAGTGACCATCGGTGACCAGCGGCCGACAGTGCTGATCGGCGAGCGGATCAATCCCACCGGCAAAGCCAAGCTCAGTGCGGCTCTGGCTGCGGGCGACCTGGGCCTGGTGGCCGAGCTGGCGCGCGCACAGGTGGCGGCCGGAGCCGACATTCTGGACGTGAACGTGGGGGCGCCGGGGGTAGACGAGGTGACGCTGCTGCCGCTGGCGGTGCAGCGGGTGATGGAGACGGTGGACGTGCCGCTGTGCATCGACAGCGATGATCCGCAGGCACTGCGCGCGGCGCTGTCGGTGTATCGGGGCAAGGCCATCGTCAACTCGGTGAACGGGCAGGAGGAGCGGCTGGCCACGGTGCTGCCGCTGGTCAAAGAGTACGGCGCCGCGGTGATCGGCCTGGTGATGGATGACAGGGGCATCCCGCCAGAGGCCGAGCAGCGCGTGGCCATTGCCGGGCGCATTCTGGAGCGGGCGCAGCAGGTGGGCATCGCGGCGGAGGACGTCATCTTTGATCCGCTGGCGCTGACCGTGGGCACGGATGTGCGGACCGGCCTGGTGACGCTGGAGACGGCGCGACGGATCCGCGACGAGTTTGGCGTCAATCAGACGCTGGGGGCGAGCAACATTTCGTTCGGGCTGCCGGAGCGGGACGTGATCAACTGGGCCTTTTTGACCATGGTCATTCAGGCCGGGGTGACCTGCCCGGTGGTGAATGTGGAGAAGGTGCGCGCGGCGATCCTGGCCACGGACCTGCTGCTGGGGCGCGATGAATACGCCATGAGGTACATCAGGGCGTACCGTCAGAGGCAGGCGGCGGCAAAGGCCGAAGGCAAGACGGGGGCGTGA
- a CDS encoding Acetyltransferase (GNAT) family protein, with the protein MPITVTLRDVLESDLEIFCQHQLDPEAALLANFPSRDRERFFTHWPPKILATPETFKRTILADGQVASDVLCWSMNEHGHLGYWVGRDFRGRGIGTAAVRAAVELIPHRPLRAEAYHTNPASLRVLAKCGFQVIGNEDSLIIHELAAPVAQLAS; encoded by the coding sequence GTGCCGATCACGGTTACGCTGCGCGATGTGCTCGAATCGGACCTCGAGATCTTTTGCCAGCACCAGCTCGATCCGGAAGCGGCGCTCCTGGCCAACTTTCCTTCCCGCGACCGCGAGCGCTTTTTCACCCACTGGCCGCCAAAAATCCTGGCCACGCCCGAGACCTTCAAGCGCACCATCCTGGCCGACGGGCAGGTGGCGAGCGACGTTCTCTGCTGGTCGATGAACGAGCATGGGCACCTGGGCTACTGGGTGGGCCGCGACTTCCGGGGTCGCGGCATCGGCACGGCTGCCGTGCGCGCCGCCGTGGAGCTCATCCCCCACCGCCCTCTTCGCGCCGAGGCCTACCACACCAACCCCGCCTCACTGCGAGTCCTGGCCAAATGCGGCTTCCAGGTGATCGGCAACGAGGACAGCTTGATCATCCACGAGCTGGCCGCCCCGGTCGCACAGCTAGCCAGCTGA
- the recF_2 gene encoding DNA replication and repair protein RecF, translated as MNELKPASVPRIEELWVKNYRALQNLQLKRLTPLTVFLGPNGSGKSTIFDVFAFLSECFSVGLRKAWDRRGRFKELRTRGSDGPIEIELKYRETPESPLITYHLSIDEGLSGPYVAQEWLRWKRKQRGAPFRFLDFKHGKGQVVTGEMPDAQDERIEEGLDSQEMLAVNTLGQLARHPRVSALRRFITGWYLSYLTADSTRAVPEAGPQERLSASGDNLPNVMQYLQEQHPGRLEQILSTLRSRVPRLEKVDTELMADGRLLLQIKDAPFDRPILAKFASDGTLKMLAYLTLLYDPTPPQLIGIEEPENQLHPRLLPELAEECRKAAERTQLMVTTHSPHFVNGLRSEELRILYRDERGYTQSQRAADMQGIREFMDQGGQLGHLWMEGYFAVGDPLTASGGPRHCARSGRRGN; from the coding sequence ATGAACGAATTGAAACCGGCCTCCGTCCCGCGTATCGAAGAACTGTGGGTGAAGAACTATCGTGCGCTCCAGAACCTCCAGCTGAAAAGGCTCACGCCCCTCACTGTCTTTCTCGGTCCCAATGGCAGCGGCAAGTCCACCATTTTCGATGTGTTTGCTTTCCTCTCCGAGTGCTTCTCCGTCGGTCTGCGCAAGGCCTGGGACCGGCGCGGCCGCTTCAAGGAATTGCGCACGCGCGGCTCGGATGGGCCGATCGAGATCGAGCTCAAGTATCGGGAGACACCCGAGTCGCCGCTGATTACCTACCACCTTTCGATTGACGAGGGTCTGTCGGGACCTTACGTGGCGCAGGAGTGGCTTCGATGGAAGCGCAAGCAACGTGGCGCGCCCTTCAGGTTTCTGGACTTTAAGCACGGTAAGGGACAGGTGGTCACAGGGGAGATGCCAGACGCCCAGGACGAACGCATTGAGGAGGGACTTGATTCGCAGGAAATGCTGGCGGTGAACACCCTAGGCCAGCTGGCCCGGCATCCGCGAGTCAGCGCCCTGCGCCGATTCATTACCGGCTGGTACCTGTCATACCTGACCGCTGACAGCACGCGGGCCGTCCCTGAAGCTGGCCCGCAGGAGCGGCTCTCCGCATCAGGCGACAACCTGCCCAATGTCATGCAATACTTGCAGGAGCAGCACCCTGGTCGACTAGAGCAGATCCTTAGCACGCTGCGAAGCCGCGTACCTCGTCTCGAGAAGGTCGACACAGAACTCATGGCCGACGGCCGGCTACTGTTGCAGATCAAGGATGCGCCTTTTGACCGTCCAATCCTCGCCAAGTTCGCCTCCGACGGCACGCTGAAGATGCTGGCATACCTGACACTGCTCTATGACCCCACGCCGCCCCAGTTGATCGGCATCGAGGAGCCAGAGAACCAGCTTCACCCTCGGTTGCTGCCCGAGCTGGCCGAAGAGTGCCGGAAAGCCGCTGAGCGCACCCAGTTGATGGTGACCACCCACTCGCCCCATTTTGTCAACGGCCTGCGCTCGGAGGAGCTCCGGATACTGTATCGCGATGAGAGAGGATACACGCAGTCCCAGCGCGCAGCGGACATGCAAGGGATACGAGAGTTTATGGACCAGGGGGGCCAGCTCGGCCACCTCTGGATGGAGGGCTACTTTGCCGTAGGGGATCCCCTGACGGCTTCCGGGGGACCCAGGCATTGTGCTCGCTCAGGACGGCGAGGGAACTGA